A part of Amycolatopsis camponoti genomic DNA contains:
- a CDS encoding LamG-like jellyroll fold domain-containing protein, giving the protein MFRPARKTRRWLTAAAAFAVAVAGLGTVPAASAADAPQWQRLTPPLSTPWTKDVSPSNALPDYPRPQLTRDKWQNLNGVWEFAKAAPGEAAPIGKTLGERILVPYPVESALSGIMRHETNMWYRRTFEVPKNWQIGKGQRLQLHFQAVDYDATVIVNGKTVARHTGGYDAFSVDVTNALTTAKTQEIVVGVADPNDQGGQPIGKQRQPGDGIFYTPSSGIWQTVWMEPVATAYIDRLDVTPDVASGSVTVNALVGGPVKQRVEATAYDHGRPVGRVSGDANKPLKLKVDRPHLWSPDDPFLYDLRVKLSGGDEVGSYFGIRSISVGKTADGKQRMLLNGKFVMQVGPLDQGFWPDGIYTAPTDAALKFDLEQEKALGFNMVRKHIKVEPDRWYYYADKLGLLVWQDMPAMKDDVEPSAASRVNYESEMKRMIDQHRSFPSIVTWVPFNEGWGDYEVGRIADEVKSWDPSRLVNAESGVNCCRSEPDSGRGDIYDDHTYTGPGTPVQTGTRAAVDGEYGGLGLKVAGHEFDAAGSFAYEMEPDSATLTRRYGELQQRLLLVAQRCGVSAGVYTQTTDVEKEVNGFFTYDRQVQKMDFAAVRAANLAVIKGATGTPVSGPSVPAGTPGIDGIAAYPFDENAGTTAADSVGDHDATLVGGASWTEGKSGSALAVNGSGQYADTGASLVNTEGSYSAAAWVKFNAVGDGFQTIVSQDGDNTSAFFLQYSGQDHRLAMSFVGTRALAPAAPEANRWYHVVGVRDAASGTLKLYVDGQLAATKSVCLGDASTGHTVIGRGKYGGGPVDYLNGAVDQVHVYDRALSDADVSALYSSGK; this is encoded by the coding sequence ATGTTCCGTCCTGCCCGAAAAACCCGGAGATGGCTGACCGCCGCCGCGGCGTTCGCCGTCGCGGTCGCCGGCCTCGGCACCGTGCCGGCCGCGAGCGCCGCCGACGCACCGCAGTGGCAGCGGCTCACCCCGCCGTTGTCGACGCCCTGGACCAAGGACGTCTCGCCGTCGAACGCGCTCCCCGACTACCCGCGGCCGCAGCTGACCCGCGACAAGTGGCAGAACCTCAACGGCGTCTGGGAGTTCGCCAAGGCGGCCCCGGGTGAGGCCGCGCCGATCGGCAAGACGCTCGGCGAGCGGATCCTCGTGCCGTACCCGGTCGAGTCCGCGCTGTCCGGGATCATGCGCCACGAGACGAACATGTGGTACCGCCGCACGTTCGAGGTCCCCAAGAACTGGCAGATCGGCAAGGGACAGCGGCTGCAGCTGCACTTCCAGGCCGTCGACTACGACGCCACGGTGATCGTCAACGGCAAGACCGTCGCCCGCCACACCGGCGGCTACGACGCGTTCTCCGTCGACGTCACCAACGCGCTGACCACAGCCAAGACCCAGGAGATCGTGGTCGGCGTCGCCGACCCGAACGACCAGGGCGGGCAGCCGATCGGCAAGCAGCGCCAGCCCGGCGACGGCATCTTCTACACGCCGTCCTCCGGCATCTGGCAGACCGTCTGGATGGAGCCGGTCGCGACCGCGTACATCGACCGGCTCGACGTCACCCCGGACGTGGCGAGTGGCTCGGTCACGGTGAACGCCTTGGTCGGCGGACCGGTGAAGCAGCGCGTCGAAGCGACCGCCTACGACCACGGCCGCCCGGTCGGACGCGTGTCCGGCGACGCGAACAAGCCGTTGAAGCTCAAGGTGGACCGGCCGCACCTGTGGTCGCCGGACGACCCGTTCCTCTACGACCTGCGGGTGAAGCTCTCCGGTGGCGACGAAGTGGGTTCGTACTTCGGCATCCGGTCGATCAGCGTCGGCAAGACCGCCGACGGCAAGCAGCGGATGCTGCTCAACGGCAAGTTCGTCATGCAGGTCGGCCCGCTCGACCAGGGCTTCTGGCCGGACGGCATCTACACCGCACCGACCGACGCGGCGCTGAAGTTCGACCTGGAGCAGGAGAAGGCGCTCGGCTTCAACATGGTGCGCAAGCACATCAAGGTCGAGCCGGACCGCTGGTACTACTACGCCGACAAGCTGGGCCTGCTGGTCTGGCAGGACATGCCGGCGATGAAGGACGACGTCGAGCCGTCGGCCGCGTCGCGCGTCAACTACGAGTCCGAGATGAAGCGGATGATCGACCAGCACCGCAGCTTCCCGTCGATCGTCACGTGGGTGCCGTTCAACGAAGGCTGGGGCGACTACGAGGTCGGCCGGATCGCGGACGAGGTCAAGTCGTGGGATCCCTCGCGCTTGGTGAACGCCGAGTCCGGCGTCAACTGCTGTAGGTCCGAACCGGACAGTGGTCGCGGCGACATCTACGACGACCACACCTACACGGGCCCCGGAACGCCGGTGCAGACCGGAACCCGGGCGGCCGTCGACGGCGAGTACGGCGGCCTCGGCCTCAAGGTCGCGGGCCACGAGTTCGACGCGGCGGGCAGCTTCGCCTACGAGATGGAGCCCGACAGCGCGACGCTGACCCGGCGCTACGGCGAACTCCAGCAGCGCCTGCTGCTGGTCGCCCAGCGCTGCGGCGTCTCGGCCGGCGTCTACACGCAGACCACGGACGTCGAGAAGGAGGTCAACGGCTTCTTCACCTACGACCGGCAGGTGCAGAAGATGGACTTCGCGGCGGTCCGCGCGGCGAACCTCGCGGTCATCAAGGGCGCGACGGGTACGCCCGTTTCGGGCCCGTCGGTGCCCGCGGGCACGCCGGGCATCGACGGCATCGCGGCGTACCCTTTCGACGAGAACGCGGGCACCACGGCCGCGGACAGCGTCGGCGACCACGACGCCACGCTCGTCGGCGGCGCGTCCTGGACCGAGGGCAAGAGCGGTTCGGCGCTGGCGGTGAACGGGTCGGGCCAGTACGCCGACACGGGCGCGTCCCTGGTGAACACCGAAGGCAGCTACAGCGCGGCGGCGTGGGTGAAGTTCAACGCCGTCGGTGACGGCTTCCAGACGATCGTGAGCCAGGACGGCGACAACACCAGCGCGTTCTTCCTGCAGTACTCGGGCCAGGACCACCGGCTGGCGATGAGCTTCGTGGGCACGCGTGCCCTGGCGCCGGCGGCGCCCGAGGCGAACCGCTGGTACCACGTGGTCGGCGTCCGCGACGCGGCTTCGGGCACGTTGAAGCTGTACGTCGACGGGCAGCTGGCGGCCACGAAGAGCGTCTGCCTCGGCGACGCCTCGACGGGCCACACGGTGATCGGCCGCGGCAAGTACGGCGGCGGTCCGGTCGACTACCTCAACGGCGCGGTCGACCAGGTCCACGTCTACGACCGGGCCCTGTCCGACGCGGACGTGAGCGCGTTGTACTCCAGCGGGAAGTAG
- a CDS encoding ABC transporter permease, translating into MTATSTQTNARNAAFAGVLQRQGAAVVLVLGVAAAWFAFPHFGTADNLRSLVLQGSFLAVIALGMTFVIISGGIDLSVGSNYALGGVLAAYGAQYGLVVAILLPLAVCSLIGFVNGVLIARTGMAPFIVTLASLLFARGLLLALTSEGATTYKVDPGSAFLWLGQGTIFGIGVPVYLTLVLFALGGLLLRRTRFGQSVFAIGGAEQSALLMGLPVARTKISLYTLSGALAGFAGVLTAAYLQSGVTVIGVGTELDAISVVVIGGTLLTGGAGTIIGTLVGVLLRTLIQNVINQIGTLDSNYQTVVSGAFLLVVVVIQRLLARSRTR; encoded by the coding sequence ATGACGGCCACCAGTACTCAGACGAACGCGCGCAACGCCGCTTTCGCCGGTGTCCTGCAACGTCAGGGCGCGGCCGTCGTGCTCGTGCTCGGCGTCGCCGCCGCGTGGTTCGCGTTCCCGCACTTCGGCACCGCGGACAACCTGCGCAGCCTCGTGCTGCAGGGCTCGTTCCTCGCCGTGATCGCGCTCGGCATGACGTTCGTGATCATCTCCGGCGGCATCGACCTCTCGGTCGGTTCGAACTACGCGCTCGGCGGCGTCCTCGCCGCGTACGGCGCGCAGTACGGCCTGGTCGTCGCGATCCTGTTGCCGCTGGCCGTGTGTTCGCTGATCGGCTTCGTCAACGGCGTGCTCATCGCGCGCACCGGAATGGCGCCTTTCATCGTCACGCTGGCGTCGCTGCTGTTCGCCCGGGGCCTGTTGCTGGCGCTGACGTCCGAGGGCGCGACGACGTACAAAGTGGACCCGGGCTCGGCGTTCCTCTGGCTCGGGCAGGGCACGATCTTCGGCATCGGCGTCCCGGTCTACCTGACCCTCGTGCTCTTCGCCCTCGGCGGGCTGCTGCTGCGCCGCACCCGGTTCGGCCAGTCGGTGTTTGCCATCGGCGGCGCCGAGCAGTCCGCGCTGCTCATGGGCCTTCCGGTGGCCCGCACCAAGATCAGCCTCTACACGCTCAGCGGCGCGCTCGCCGGGTTCGCCGGCGTCCTCACCGCCGCGTACCTGCAGTCCGGCGTCACGGTGATCGGCGTCGGCACCGAGCTGGACGCGATCTCGGTCGTCGTCATCGGCGGCACGCTGCTCACCGGCGGCGCCGGGACGATCATCGGCACCCTCGTCGGCGTGCTGCTGCGCACGCTGATCCAGAACGTCATCAACCAGATCGGCACCCTCGACTCCAACTACCAGACGGTGGTGAGCGGGGCCTTCCTGCTCGTCGTCGTGGTGATCCAGCGCCTGCTGGCGCGTTCCCGAACCCGCTGA
- a CDS encoding ABC transporter permease, protein MSSATLTKTPDRAKVTAWLQNYGVYLAVVVLLLFNIAFTENFLSAANFRTQLVQAAPVCIVALGMALVIGTEGIDLSVGSVMSISAALIPLYLGAGPLTAIVVAVIAGIVSGLFSGYLVAYLGIQPIIATLALLVGGRGLALVIAHGQLVQLHNQEFLELGTGDFLGVPIMVIVAGVLAVLAGLVVQRTTFGRHLVAVGGNRTASTLAGLPVKRVLISVYVISGALAAMAGVLATSRLAASDPSDVGLLMELSAITAVVVGGTPLTGGRVRVLGTVFGALLMQLVQATLIKHNLPDSTAQMVQAAIIIVAVYVARERSSR, encoded by the coding sequence ATGTCTAGCGCCACCCTGACGAAGACCCCCGACCGCGCGAAAGTCACGGCGTGGCTGCAGAACTACGGCGTCTACCTGGCCGTCGTCGTGCTGCTGCTGTTCAACATCGCGTTCACCGAGAACTTCCTGTCCGCGGCCAACTTCCGCACCCAGCTGGTGCAGGCGGCGCCGGTCTGCATCGTCGCGCTCGGCATGGCGCTGGTGATCGGCACCGAGGGCATCGACCTGTCGGTCGGCTCGGTGATGTCGATCTCGGCCGCGCTCATCCCGCTCTACCTCGGCGCCGGCCCGCTGACGGCGATCGTCGTCGCGGTCATCGCCGGGATCGTGTCGGGCCTGTTCAGCGGATACCTGGTGGCGTACCTGGGGATCCAGCCGATCATCGCGACACTCGCCTTGCTGGTCGGCGGCCGCGGGCTCGCGCTCGTGATCGCCCACGGCCAGCTCGTCCAGCTGCACAACCAGGAGTTCCTGGAGCTGGGTACCGGTGACTTCCTGGGCGTGCCGATCATGGTCATCGTCGCGGGCGTGCTCGCGGTGCTGGCCGGGCTGGTCGTGCAGCGCACGACGTTCGGCAGGCACCTGGTCGCCGTCGGCGGCAACCGCACCGCGAGCACCCTGGCCGGGCTGCCGGTGAAACGCGTGCTCATCAGCGTCTACGTCATCTCCGGGGCACTGGCCGCGATGGCCGGCGTGCTGGCGACGTCGCGGCTGGCCGCCAGCGATCCGAGCGACGTCGGCCTGCTCATGGAGCTGTCCGCGATCACCGCGGTCGTCGTCGGCGGCACGCCGCTGACCGGCGGCCGGGTCCGCGTGCTCGGCACCGTGTTCGGCGCGCTGCTCATGCAGCTCGTCCAGGCCACCCTGATCAAGCACAACCTGCCGGACTCCACCGCGCAGATGGTCCAGGCGGCCATCATCATCGTCGCGGTCTACGTCGCGCGCGAGCGGAGCAGCCGATGA
- a CDS encoding sugar ABC transporter ATP-binding protein, with the protein MTAATEEDVAMTTAPVLEVAGVTKRFPGTLALDDVSFALRPGEVHALVGENGAGKSTLIKVLTGVYQPDEGEVRHLGEPVTFKQPIDAQRAGISTIYQEVNLVPLMSIAGNVFLGREPRTKAGLVDWSKMYADARELLKGYGIDDDVKRPLHTLAVGAQQMVALARAVSTDAKVVIMDEPTSSLEPREVETLFEVLNRLHAEGIAIVYVSHRMDELYRVCESVTVLRDGRVVHSGPLKDLPRIELVSKMLGREIKQIREEGVTAFGEEHDVEREPLLKAEHLSGMRKLHDVSVSIRPGEVVGLAGLLGSGRSETARAIVGAFPLDGGSVLLAGKPLKKGKIKAAMRAGIALLAEDRKTDGIIPNLSVRENIVLAALPTLSPFGLVSKAKQDKVVKIFMERLRIKASSPEQKVSELSGGNQQKVLLARWLATGPKILLLDEPTRGIDVGAKAEVQALIDELAQEGLGVLLISSELEELIDGSDRVVVLRDGSVVGELTGDRITEENVLTAIAAEADNDV; encoded by the coding sequence ATGACGGCAGCCACCGAAGAGGACGTCGCCATGACGACCGCACCGGTGCTCGAGGTGGCCGGGGTGACCAAGCGGTTCCCCGGCACCCTCGCGCTCGACGACGTCAGCTTCGCGCTCCGGCCGGGCGAGGTGCACGCGCTCGTCGGCGAGAACGGCGCGGGCAAGTCCACGCTCATCAAGGTGCTCACCGGCGTCTACCAGCCCGACGAGGGCGAGGTGCGCCACCTCGGCGAGCCGGTGACGTTCAAGCAGCCGATCGACGCGCAGCGGGCCGGGATCTCCACGATCTACCAGGAGGTCAACCTCGTCCCGCTGATGAGCATCGCCGGTAACGTCTTCCTCGGCCGCGAGCCGCGCACGAAGGCCGGCCTCGTCGACTGGTCCAAGATGTACGCCGATGCCCGCGAGCTGCTCAAGGGCTACGGCATCGACGACGACGTCAAGCGCCCGCTGCACACCCTGGCGGTCGGGGCGCAGCAGATGGTCGCCCTCGCTCGCGCGGTCTCGACCGACGCCAAGGTCGTCATCATGGACGAACCGACGTCGTCGCTCGAGCCGCGCGAGGTCGAGACGCTCTTCGAGGTGCTGAACCGCCTGCACGCGGAAGGCATCGCGATCGTCTACGTCAGCCACCGGATGGACGAGCTGTACCGGGTCTGCGAGAGCGTCACGGTGCTGCGCGACGGCCGGGTCGTCCACAGTGGACCGTTGAAGGACCTGCCACGCATCGAATTGGTGTCCAAGATGCTCGGCCGCGAAATCAAGCAGATCCGCGAAGAGGGCGTCACGGCGTTCGGCGAGGAACACGACGTCGAGCGCGAGCCGTTGCTCAAGGCGGAACACCTGTCCGGCATGCGGAAGCTGCACGACGTCTCGGTGAGCATCCGGCCCGGCGAGGTCGTGGGCTTGGCCGGTCTGCTCGGCTCCGGCCGCAGCGAGACCGCGCGGGCCATCGTCGGCGCGTTCCCGCTCGACGGCGGATCCGTGCTCCTCGCCGGGAAACCGCTCAAGAAGGGCAAGATCAAGGCCGCCATGCGGGCCGGGATCGCGCTGCTGGCCGAGGACCGCAAGACCGACGGGATCATCCCGAACCTGTCCGTGCGCGAGAACATCGTGCTGGCCGCGTTGCCGACGCTCTCGCCGTTCGGCCTGGTCAGCAAGGCCAAGCAGGACAAGGTCGTGAAGATCTTCATGGAACGCCTGCGGATCAAGGCGTCCAGCCCGGAGCAGAAGGTGTCCGAGCTGTCGGGCGGCAACCAGCAAAAGGTACTGCTCGCCCGCTGGCTCGCCACCGGTCCGAAGATCCTCCTGCTCGACGAGCCGACGCGCGGCATCGACGTCGGCGCCAAGGCCGAAGTGCAGGCGCTGATCGACGAGCTCGCGCAGGAAGGGCTCGGCGTGCTGCTCATCTCGTCCGAGCTGGAAGAGCTGATCGACGGCTCCGACCGCGTGGTCGTGCTGCGCGACGGCTCGGTCGTCGGCGAGCTGACCGGCGACCGCATCACCGAGGAGAACGTCTTGACCGCGATCGCAGCCGAGGCTGACAACGATGTCTAG
- a CDS encoding ABC transporter substrate-binding protein, translating into MPLSTRPRLVLVTAAAAALTLTSCTSREETPAAPSNGGGPAASAQSVAPSADGCTIDKTGYPKVDLKTAVVGFSQSEKEANPFRIAETQSIKDEAAKLGIASDKLLVTNAQSDLNKQISDIKSMLDRGAQLLVVAPLNSDGLQPALDAAKAKKVPVVTIDRKVTSQPCTDYLTFIGSNFVEQGKRAAQEMARVTGGTGKVAILLGSSGNNVTTDRTKGFKDELAKTSGLSVVAEQTGEFDRSKGQAVMEQLIQSHPDITAVYAENDEMGVGAVNALKTAGKTPGKDVKVVSIDGTRNAVQLIADGSYNAVIESNPRFGPLAFQTLQKFESGEAIPASVVITDDQYDETNASQKVGNAY; encoded by the coding sequence GTGCCGCTGTCCACCCGTCCCCGCCTGGTCCTGGTCACCGCGGCCGCCGCCGCGCTCACCCTCACCTCCTGCACCAGCCGGGAAGAGACCCCGGCCGCCCCCTCCAACGGGGGTGGCCCGGCCGCGTCCGCGCAGTCCGTCGCCCCGAGCGCCGACGGCTGCACCATCGACAAGACCGGTTACCCGAAGGTCGACCTGAAGACCGCGGTAGTCGGTTTCTCACAGTCCGAAAAGGAAGCCAACCCCTTCCGGATCGCCGAGACGCAGTCCATCAAGGACGAAGCCGCCAAGCTCGGCATCGCGAGCGACAAGCTGCTCGTCACGAACGCCCAGAGCGACCTGAACAAGCAGATCAGCGACATCAAGTCGATGCTCGACCGCGGCGCGCAGCTGCTCGTCGTCGCGCCGCTGAACTCCGACGGCCTCCAGCCCGCGCTCGACGCGGCGAAGGCCAAGAAGGTCCCGGTCGTCACCATCGACCGCAAGGTGACGTCGCAGCCCTGCACCGACTACCTGACCTTCATCGGCTCGAACTTCGTCGAGCAGGGCAAGCGCGCCGCGCAGGAGATGGCCCGCGTCACCGGCGGCACCGGCAAGGTCGCGATCCTGCTCGGCTCGTCCGGCAACAACGTGACCACCGACCGCACCAAGGGCTTCAAGGACGAGCTGGCCAAGACGTCCGGGCTGTCCGTGGTCGCCGAGCAGACCGGCGAGTTCGACCGCTCCAAGGGCCAGGCCGTGATGGAGCAGCTCATCCAGAGCCACCCCGACATCACCGCGGTGTACGCCGAGAACGACGAGATGGGCGTCGGCGCGGTCAACGCGCTGAAGACGGCGGGCAAGACGCCGGGCAAGGACGTCAAGGTCGTCTCCATCGACGGCACCCGCAACGCCGTGCAGCTCATCGCCGACGGCAGCTACAACGCCGTGATCGAGTCCAACCCGCGCTTCGGCCCGCTGGCCTTCCAGACGCTGCAGAAGTTCGAGAGCGGCGAAGCCATCCCGGCCTCGGTCGTCATCACCGACGACCAGTACGACGAGACCAACGCGTCCCAGAAGGTCGGGAACGCGTACTGA
- a CDS encoding LacI family DNA-binding transcriptional regulator, which produces MTVTLKDVATLAGVSVKTVSNVVNGYAFVKPENRRRVEEALAATGYRPNVGARNLRRGRTGFLALMVPELSIPYFGELAGLVITAAQKRGWSVLIEQTQGTRSRERETLFSLGPHLVDGALVHPEALEAADFPSPGEIPLVMLGEHAVDVPIDHVAIDNVLAAQTAVSHLASLGRTRIAAIGRNPARGTSSQRLAGYRAGLAAAGLSYSDALVAPAEKWHRSVGAAAMRSLLASSSPPDAVFCFNDLLAIGALRAVAELGLRVPEDVAIVGFDNNEESAFSLPALTTIAPDKTALAEAAIDLVHRRITGDKTLPAQDIQTPFALEIRESTQGR; this is translated from the coding sequence GTGACCGTGACGCTCAAAGACGTCGCCACGCTCGCCGGAGTGTCGGTGAAGACGGTGTCGAACGTGGTGAACGGCTACGCGTTCGTCAAGCCGGAGAACCGCCGGCGGGTGGAGGAAGCCCTGGCGGCGACCGGGTACCGGCCGAACGTGGGTGCGCGCAACCTGCGTCGCGGCCGCACGGGGTTCCTGGCGCTGATGGTGCCGGAGCTGTCGATCCCGTACTTCGGCGAGCTGGCGGGCCTGGTCATCACGGCGGCGCAGAAGCGCGGCTGGAGCGTCCTGATCGAGCAGACCCAGGGGACGCGGTCCCGGGAGCGGGAGACGCTGTTCTCGCTGGGCCCGCACCTGGTCGACGGGGCCCTGGTGCACCCGGAGGCCCTGGAGGCGGCGGACTTCCCGTCACCGGGCGAGATCCCGCTGGTGATGCTGGGCGAGCACGCGGTCGACGTGCCGATCGACCACGTGGCGATCGACAACGTCCTCGCGGCGCAGACGGCGGTGTCCCACCTGGCGTCTTTGGGGCGCACACGGATCGCGGCGATCGGACGCAATCCGGCCCGTGGGACGTCTTCCCAGCGTCTGGCCGGGTATCGAGCGGGACTTGCCGCGGCCGGTCTGTCCTATTCGGACGCACTGGTGGCACCGGCGGAGAAGTGGCACCGGTCGGTGGGAGCGGCGGCGATGCGGTCGTTGCTGGCGTCGTCATCGCCGCCGGACGCGGTGTTCTGCTTCAACGACCTGCTGGCGATCGGCGCGTTGCGGGCGGTGGCGGAGCTGGGGCTGCGGGTGCCGGAGGACGTGGCGATCGTGGGGTTCGACAACAACGAGGAGAGCGCGTTTTCGCTGCCGGCGTTGACGACGATCGCCCCGGACAAGACCGCGCTGGCCGAGGCGGCGATCGACCTGGTGCACCGGCGCATCACGGGGGACAAGACCTTGCCGGCGCAGGACATCCAGACGCCGTTCGCGTTGGAGATCCGGGAAAGCACCCAGGGCCGCTGA
- a CDS encoding AAA family ATPase, whose protein sequence is MLTTLAVENYRSLRDLVLPLSGLTVVTGPNGSGKSSLYRALRLLADASRNGAVAALAREGGLPSTLWAGPENGARPGARVQGTVRTKAVGLRLGFAGDEFGYALDLGLPVPGETMFNLDPEFKREAVWTGPFLKPASLLADRAGPSVRTRVASGGWDPDAYRIRLSDSMLSEFADPRACPELLVVRERIRSWRFYDHFRTDASAPAREPRIGTRTPVLSHDGADLAAALQTIIEVGRAAELASLVDAAFPGSRLSVVSTEGSLSVRFHQHGLLRPLSAAELSDGTLRFLLWVAALLTPRPPELLVLNEPETSLHPDLLPALAALIATAAKETQLVVVSHASPLIRALSEIADVGTLELEKENGETKLVGQGRLDRPSWHWPKR, encoded by the coding sequence ATGCTGACCACGCTGGCCGTCGAGAACTACCGTTCGCTGCGCGACCTCGTGCTGCCGCTGTCCGGGCTGACCGTCGTCACGGGCCCGAACGGCAGCGGCAAGTCGAGCCTGTACCGCGCGCTGCGGCTGCTGGCGGACGCGTCACGCAACGGCGCGGTGGCGGCGCTGGCCCGCGAAGGCGGACTGCCGTCGACGTTGTGGGCGGGGCCGGAGAACGGGGCGCGCCCGGGCGCGCGAGTCCAGGGCACGGTGCGCACGAAGGCGGTCGGGCTGCGGCTGGGGTTCGCCGGCGACGAGTTCGGCTACGCGCTCGACCTGGGGCTGCCGGTGCCGGGCGAGACGATGTTCAACCTGGACCCGGAGTTCAAGCGGGAAGCGGTGTGGACGGGGCCCTTTTTGAAACCGGCTTCACTGCTGGCCGACCGGGCGGGCCCGTCGGTGCGCACGCGGGTCGCGTCGGGCGGGTGGGATCCGGACGCGTACCGGATCCGGTTGTCCGACAGCATGCTGAGCGAGTTCGCGGACCCGCGCGCGTGCCCGGAGCTGCTGGTGGTGCGCGAGCGCATCCGCTCGTGGCGGTTCTACGACCACTTCCGCACGGACGCGTCGGCCCCGGCCCGCGAGCCCCGCATCGGAACGCGCACGCCGGTCCTGTCCCACGACGGCGCGGACCTGGCGGCGGCGTTGCAGACGATCATCGAGGTGGGCCGGGCCGCGGAGCTGGCGTCCCTCGTGGACGCGGCGTTCCCGGGATCCCGGCTTTCGGTGGTTTCCACGGAGGGTTCGCTGTCGGTCCGGTTCCACCAGCACGGGTTGCTGCGCCCGCTGTCGGCGGCGGAGCTGTCGGACGGGACGTTGCGCTTCCTGCTGTGGGTGGCGGCGCTGCTGACGCCGCGGCCGCCGGAGCTGCTGGTGCTGAACGAGCCGGAGACGAGCCTGCACCCCGACCTGCTCCCGGCCCTGGCGGCGTTGATCGCCACGGCGGCGAAGGAGACCCAGCTGGTGGTGGTTTCCCACGCTTCGCCGTTGATCCGCGCTCTCTCCGAAATCGCCGACGTCGGGACTTTGGAACTGGAGAAGGAAAACGGCGAGACAAAGCTGGTGGGCCAGGGTCGGCTGGACCGCCCGTCCTGGCACTGGCCCAAGCGCTAG